The following are encoded together in the Bombus pascuorum chromosome 10, iyBomPasc1.1, whole genome shotgun sequence genome:
- the LOC132911543 gene encoding protein BUD31 homolog, giving the protein MPKVRRSKKPPPDGWELIEPTLEELEQKMREAETEPHEGKRKQESLWPIFKIHHQKSRYIYDLYYRRKAISRELYDYCLNENIADRNLIAKWKKVGYENLCCLRCIQHRDTNFGTNCICRVPKGKLEEGRIVECIHCGCRGCSG; this is encoded by the exons ATGCCCAAAGTACGTAGAAGTAAGAAACCTCCGCCAGATGGTTGGGAATTAATTGAACCGACGCTAGAAGAATTAGAACAGAAAATGCGAGAAg CTGAAACGGAACCTCACGAGGGCAAGCGAAAGCAAGAATCTTTATGGcccatatttaaaattcaccaTCAGAAATCACGATACATATATGACTTATATTATAGACGGAAAGCGATAAGTCGAG AATTGTATGATTATTGCCTGAATGAAAATATAGCAGATAGAAATTTGATAGCCAAGTGGAAGAAAGTGGGATACGAAAACTTGTGTTGTCTACGTTGTATACAACACAGGGATACTAACTTTGGTACAAATTGTATTTGTAGAGTACCTAAAGGCAAACTCGAAGAAGGCAGAATAGTGGAATGCATTCACTGTGGATGCAGAGGATGTTCCGGATAA
- the LOC132911544 gene encoding uncharacterized protein LOC132911544 has protein sequence MELKGSAKSNRIRSLLKSKKLIAPKVEVITENVFVPITKTIFTKKRGNAMQCNFSVPKVEFVKLYRCNNGATMPLLKKPCSLLTNITGKHKVETSGKRLRSIDKSYSFVNDKKVNFSQQSEIKKQQILIFPSSISDLPLTSFKRHSPAMDENAIKTSKRKKMDKINEKTRIGGINRISLNLPKTNGDDKKLELYNSENVIRRSQNDTTRTKCLSSSSKEKIHLMEKNILNNSIMPRNTSNVSITLSSAIPTATTKRKDVEKQCIFDPYCESVLKNIDVAIRGTISNSIIDHGEELKYPITHIESEAFNQLRCTMFDVSTSDNFLKTNGPDTIETMHSKTLSTRNFRHHSRENIGHSILSFLTNNRSQYQDSTNSHNNGRMCKIKYSWQVIGTGSQTSQTLLDNLVKESNLLDDESVYKCSVKYSWQIIGIATQTSQRDFTVSECRSAISFLSARTNTICHPIKEMICDSPPIATVWRKGKRFIILNNQYTQTFTHKECQTVFTELYKKYQN, from the exons ATGGAGTTAAAAGGTAGCGCAAAAAGCAATCGTATACGGAGTTtgttaaaatcgaaaaaattgaTTGCACCAAAAGTGGAAGTGATTACGGAAAATGTTTTTGTACCGATAACAAAGACCATATTTACGAAGAAACGTGGTAATGCAATGCAGTGCAATTTTTCCGTACCAAAAGTGGAATTCGTTAAGTTATATCGATGTAACAACGGCGCAACGATGCCATTATTAAAGAAACCATGTAGCCTTCTA ACTAATATAACAGGTAAACACAAAGTAGAAACCTCAGGAAAACGGTTACGTTCGATTGATAAAAGTTACAGTTTTGTAAACGAtaagaaagtaaatttctCTCAACaatcagaaattaaaaagcaacaaatattgatatttcctTCATCGATTTCTGATCTGCCTTTGACTTCGTTCAAACGTCACTCTCCTGCAATGGATGAAAACGCAATTAAAACAAGTAAACGGAAGAAAATGGATAAAATTAATGAGAAAACAAGAATTGGCGGTATTAATCGCATCTCATTGAATCTTCCAAAAACAAACGGTGATgataaaaaattggaattataCAATTCAGAAAATGTTATTCGTCGATCGCAGAATGACACTACTCGGACTAAATGTTTGTCATCGAGTTCTAAGGAAAAGATACATCTGATGGAAAAgaatatcttaaataattcaattatgcCAAGGAATACCTCGAATGTTTCAATTACATTAAGTTCAGCAATACCAACAGCGACCACGAAGAGAAAAGACGTTGAAAAACAATGTATTTTTGATCCTTATTGCGAatctgttttaaaaaatatcgacgtAGCCATAAGAGGAACAATTTCTAATAGTATCATTGATCACGGGGAAGAATTAAAGTATCCAATTACGCATATCGAATCGGAAGCCTTTAATCAACTTCGGTGTACCATGTTTGATGTTTCGACATcagacaattttttaaaaacgaaCGGACCCGATACGATAGAGACTATGCATAGTAAAACGTTGTCTACGCGTAATTTTCGGCATCATTCTCGAGAAAACATTGGCCATTCGATTCTATCCTTTCTTACGAACAATCGATCTCAATATCAGGATAGTACAAACTCGCACAACAACGGCCGTATGTgcaagataaaatattcttggcAGGTCATTGGTACAGGTTCGCAAACATCACAGACACTTTTGGACAATTTAGTTAAGGAAAGCAATCTTCTCGATGACGAATCAGTCTACAAATGTAGCGTTAAATATTCTTGGCAAATTATTGGAATCGCTACACAAACTTCTCAAAGAGATTTCACCGTTTCAGAATGTCGATCtgctatttcatttttatctgcAAGAACAAATACGATTTGTCATCCTATTAAAGAAATGATATGTGACTCACCACCAATTGCTACAGTTTGGCGAAAGGgtaaaagatttattatattaaataaccaATACACACAAACGTTTACTCATAAAGAATGTCAGACGGTTTTTACGGaactttacaaaaaataccAGAATTAA